From Apium graveolens cultivar Ventura chromosome 9, ASM990537v1, whole genome shotgun sequence, the proteins below share one genomic window:
- the LOC141685565 gene encoding uncharacterized protein LOC141685565: MSLLAWNCRGLAKPRTVRFLKEIIQQVRPNLIFFSEILVKQNKVEEVCRSINYAGCRTVEVQGHSGGLALFWKNEGGVDIKDVGRHYIDFEVVNDQIGRWRYTRFYGCPERDRRRESWDILKELAGRSMLPWCIIGDFNDIMYAEEKRGVHNRARSLMEGFVSTVNDCGLVDLGYVGELFMWERFRGKSN; encoded by the coding sequence ATGAGTTTGTTAGCTTGGAACTGTCGTGGGCTGGCCAAACCACGTACAGTTCGATTTCTAAAGGAAATCATCCAACAAGTAAGGCCCAATcttatttttttttctgaaataTTAGTAAAGCAGAATAAAGTCGAAGAGGTATGTAGAAGCATTAATTATGCAGGATGTAGGACTGTGGAGGTACAAGGACATAGTGGAGGGCTTGCACTATTCTGGAAAAATGAGGGTGGTGTTGATATCAAAGATGTTGGTCGACACTATATTGATTTTGAGGTGGTTAATGATCAGATAGGAAGGTGGAGGTACACTAGATTTTATGGGTGTCCAGAAAGGGATAGAAGAAGGGAGTCATGGGATATTTTAAAGGAGTTAGCAGGTCGTTCGATGCTTCCATGGTGTATTATTGGGGATTTTAACGACATTATGTACGCTGAAGAAAAGAGAGGGGTTCATAATCGGGCGAGAAGCTTGATGGAAGGATTTGTAAGTACAGTAAATGATTGTGGATTAGTGGATTTAGGTTATGTTGGGGAATTATTTATGTGGGAAAGATTTAGAGGAAAGAGCAATTGA